In a genomic window of Punica granatum isolate Tunisia-2019 chromosome 6, ASM765513v2, whole genome shotgun sequence:
- the LOC116212098 gene encoding uncharacterized protein LOC116212098, which yields MANRRRRVPDINVAPTECDLRDVEMDELGRQVQQLQQQLERLQVRNRDESRHGSDVGEVREVNPFHDEDSDSSTERASSRLGWRNRFEDYGVKVDIPDFEVWWENLKRRREREGKRRIVTWEKIKRELKKKFLPASYKQDIFSRLYNFKQEELTVEEYTAEFEHLMMKCDIVEPEEQTIARYLGGLRSEIRNVVQLQPYWTFEDVCKLAVRVEKQSKEKSTHKTLGRDGVSNRGSAPTPKSSSTSKASSSKATPAQGGTSCNTSSTISKQCFKCRGFGHIASECPNRKIISLVEEANDEPVYDTYNNEENEVEQEEVTYGDQGEALVVQRILKSAHVEDDK from the exons ggcaagtgcaacaactccAACAGCAACTTGAGCGTCTCCAAGTTAGAAACCGTGATGAGTCACGTCATGGTTCGGATGTTGGCGAGGTTCGGGAGGTTAACCCTTTCCATGACGAAGATTCTGATTCGTCTACCGAAAGGGCTTCTTCTCGACTTGGCTGGAGGAATCGTTTTGAGGATTATGGCGTCAAAGTCGACATTCCCGACTTTGAAG TTTGGTGGGAGAACTTGAAGAGGCGTCGAGAGCGTGAAGGAAAACGGAGGATTGTAACGTGGGAAAAGATTAAACGGGAGCTCAAGAAGAAGTTTCTTCCCGCAAGCTATAAGCAAGATATTTTCTCTCGGCTCTACAACTTCAAGCAAGAGGAGTTGACCGTAGAGGAATACACTGCGGAGTTTGAGCATCTCATGATGAAGTGCGATATCGTGGAGCCCGAGGAACAAACCATTGCTCGGTACCTTGGCGGTCTACGATCTGAGATTCGTAACGTGGTCCAATTGCAACCTTATTGGACTTTCGAGGATGTTTGCAAGCTGGCCGTTCGTGTGGAGAAGCAATCTAAGGAGAAGAGTACTCATAAGACCTTGGGAAGAGACGGGGTCTCTAACCGGGGGAGTGCTCCGACTCCGAAGTCATCATCGACTAGTaaagcttcttcttccaagGCTACACCCGCACAAGGTGGCACTTCTTGCAACACTTCAAGCACGATATCAAAACAATGCTTTAAGTGTCGAGGATTTGGTCACATCGCTTCCGAGTGTCCGAATCGGAAGATTATTTCCTTAGTGGAGGAAGCTAATGATGAGCCGGTGTATGACACTTACAATAACGAGGAGAATGAGGTTGAGCAAGAAGAGGTCACTTATGGTGATCAAGGGGAGGCTCTCGTCGTTCAACGCATCTTGAAGTCCGCACATGTTGAGGATGATAAGTAG